ACCCACTGTAGCTGCCGTAACTGTAGAGTTAAATAGTCGGCAAGTAGTCACTTACAGTAATAGAAATACTAACATTAATATTATTGGTACAAATCCCAACTTCCTGTTAGTGCGGGATTTTGATGTGGAAAGGGGGCGATTTTTTAGCGATATAGATAGCAAACGCAGCAATCAAGTTGCCGTACTCGGTGCAAAGTTAGCTGAAAGACTCTTTAGCAATACTAACCCTGTAGGGCAGCAGTTACGCATCAAGAATACCAGTTTTCAAATTATTGGTGTGTTGGAAGCCAAAGGTTCAAACTTGGGTGTAGATTATGATGATGCAGCCCTCGTACCTATCATCACCGCCGCTAACCGCATTGTCGGACGCACTTCTCCCTATGGGTTGGAGTTAACCTACGTTGTCGCCTCAGCTAAAAACGCCGAAAGTGTGGATGCAGCAGTCTTTCAAATTACCAACTTACTGCGACAACGGCATAAAATTACAGATGAAGACGACTTTACCATCCGTACTCAAAAAGATGCCTTGCAGACAGTCGGACAGATTACAGGTGCATTGACAGTGATGTTAGCTGCGATCGCCGGTATATCATTATTCGTAGGTGGTATCGGCATCATGAATATTATGCTTGTCTCCGTCACCGAACGCACCCAAGAAATCGGACTCCGCAAAGCTATTGGTGCAACAGAACAGGATATTTTATTACAATTTCTCATCGAATCGGTGATTGTCTCTGCCATCGGTGGCTTAATTGGGACTGGTGTTGGTGTAAGTGGGATTCTCTTAGTAGCAGCTTTGACACCCCTAGAAGCAGCAATTTCTCCCGTAGCCATTGGTACAGCCGTAGGTATTTCCGGTGCGATCGGCTTATTCTTTGGCGTAGTTCCCGCCCGCCGTGCTGCTAAACTCGATCCTATAGTTGCCCTCAGAAGCGCCTAATACCAATTTAAAAATATTTGCAACACATTCATTAGTGGGGGAGTACAGATGTACGTCCCTACAGTCGCTATATTTTTTACATATAATTTTAGTAAATAAATCTGTATTGCAGATAGCATCAAGTTTGACTACCGTGCTAATACGATAGAATTTCATAGCATAAATAATTTGAACACAAAAATATCTGCTTACAAAGAAATATCATTTCGGGAGTTATTCATGCAGAAAATTAATCGTGTTGCCATTGTTGGCGGCACTCACGGCAATGAATTTACAGGTGCATTTCTAGTTAAGAAGTTTGAAAAGTATCCTAATTTAATTCAAAAATCTAGTTTTGAGACTTTAACTATATTAGGAAATCCCAAAGCTTTTAAGACAGGTAAACGCTACATTGAGAAAGATTTAAATAGATGTTTTTTAGAAGAAAACTTGCAAAATCTTCATCTCTCTAGCTATGAAGATATAAGAGCCAAAGAAATAACTGCAATTCTTAAAGAAGATAACCAAACAAAAGTAGATGTAATCATTGATTTACACAGTACAACAGCCAATATGGGCTTGAGTATTATTTTAGGTAATCAGCATCCATTTCTATTACAATTATCTACCTATTTAACTGCTATTAATCCTTTAGTAAAAGTTTGTTTTACTATTCCTGAAAATGGCAGTAATTTTCTTCGTTCCCTAAGTGAGATGGGTTTTGTCATCGAGGTAGGTGCTGTAGCCCAAGGCGTATTAAATGCAGACCTATTCCAAAAAACTGAGGAACTTATCTATACAATTTTGGATTATTTAGAGAGATATAATTATTCCGACATTACAGAAACCAATCACTCACTAACTCTATATAAATATATAGGTACTCTAGATTATCCTAGAAACGAAAATGGTGAAATTCAGGCAATGATTCACCCCGATCTACAATTTCGTGACTACGAGCCATTAAATCCTGGTGATCCGCTATTTTTAACTCTAGATGGTGAAGCGATCGCCTACGAAGGCACATCAACAATTTACCCAATTTTTATTAACGAAGCCGCCTATTACGAAAAAGGCATCGCCATGCTATTCACCGAAAAACAAATCCTCAACATTTAGTTAATAGGGAGTGGGGAGTGGACAATGAGTAGTGAACAGTAAACTGAACCTGTCAACTGTCAACTATTAACTGCTTTTTTCAACAACTGCGGAATCAGAGAAGGACGTTCAGCAACAGGAACTTCTGCGGCTTCAAAAGCTGTGATTTTGCTTTGGGCTGTGCCAAAATTAGGTGGACGA
Above is a genomic segment from Nostoc sp. MS1 containing:
- a CDS encoding aspartoacylase; this encodes MQKINRVAIVGGTHGNEFTGAFLVKKFEKYPNLIQKSSFETLTILGNPKAFKTGKRYIEKDLNRCFLEENLQNLHLSSYEDIRAKEITAILKEDNQTKVDVIIDLHSTTANMGLSIILGNQHPFLLQLSTYLTAINPLVKVCFTIPENGSNFLRSLSEMGFVIEVGAVAQGVLNADLFQKTEELIYTILDYLERYNYSDITETNHSLTLYKYIGTLDYPRNENGEIQAMIHPDLQFRDYEPLNPGDPLFLTLDGEAIAYEGTSTIYPIFINEAAYYEKGIAMLFTEKQILNI
- a CDS encoding ABC transporter permease, with the protein product MNFLESMQMAGKTLLSNKLRSALTMLGIVIGNASVIAMIGIGEGGQRYVKKQLESLGPNVLFVIPGNQATQRITTNLPKTLVLADAEAIATQVPTVAAVTVELNSRQVVTYSNRNTNINIIGTNPNFLLVRDFDVERGRFFSDIDSKRSNQVAVLGAKLAERLFSNTNPVGQQLRIKNTSFQIIGVLEAKGSNLGVDYDDAALVPIITAANRIVGRTSPYGLELTYVVASAKNAESVDAAVFQITNLLRQRHKITDEDDFTIRTQKDALQTVGQITGALTVMLAAIAGISLFVGGIGIMNIMLVSVTERTQEIGLRKAIGATEQDILLQFLIESVIVSAIGGLIGTGVGVSGILLVAALTPLEAAISPVAIGTAVGISGAIGLFFGVVPARRAAKLDPIVALRSA